TAGGGATGCACAGCAGCATGCTGTTAACAAGAAGATTTTCCCGATCATTTTCGCGAATGTAATGGTAGaattctacacattgacaGGCCTCTGACAAACTGTGTAGCACAACATTGCattcatatataattgAGCACTATAAATGTTGATTTTCTAATCCTTCCTTTCATCATCATgtttgatataaatatactaAATTCGCACATCGTTATATGGTCGCATGTGGATGTATCCCATCTATCGTATGTACATGTGTATTACAATTTCACTTTTATTCGTTAAGAATTAAACAGACGCAGGTTTATATTCTGCAATATGCTagtattttaatttttacgatatatatgcttaACTTTATTTCCATTAAAGCCATTCTTTTGTTTGCTTAGCCTATTGCAGCTATCTCTGTTTGATGCCATCAAATATCAATGTTACAAGAGATGGAAATGCAATCGCACACTGTTATATCCACAACAAATTAATCAGCTATCATTGACATTGAATATGAACTACCTGAGATTccaatatataccacgtATTCTGTTAAATGAAACGACAAAGTTATAACAAACAGTTTGTGCCGTGCACAGTATTGCTTATAACTTTTGGTACTCTGCTTGTTGTAGATATGTCTATACTATTGACGAAGTACCACGAATACTGTAGACATAACATTCATTAAAAGTTAAAAAACATGAGTTTACAAAACTATTGTGTCACTACCATTAGTTATTAAAATGCAGAGAGAACGAAGTAGCAGAGAGTGGCCACAGTCAATCCGCCATAGGTGAATGAAGATCCGGCTGGCTTGGTTGTACCCTGTTGTCCTTGGAGGTTACCTTCAGGTGTCTGAGTAGGTTTGGTTGGGTGGTCAGCTTGGGATGGGCTTTCAGCAGTTGGTCCCTGAGGAGAGGGAGCTGCGGGAGTGCCAGGTGCAGTTGAATCCTGAGTTTGTTGGGTTTCAGCAGGTCTTTGCGGGGGTGAAGGAGCTGCGGGAGTGCTAGGTGCAGCTGAATCCTGAGTTTGTTGGGTTTCAGCAGGTCTTTGCGGGGATGAAGGAGCAGGGGAAGATTCTTGTGCTGGCTTCTTCTTCACTAACTCATCATATTCATTGAGATGCTTATATAGTCTCATGAATGGAGATTTACTGTCTAGAAAATCGTTGCAAAACTTGACCATAGTTTTGTAATCCTTTACCTCACCATCTTCCttggatatatttttttTGTAATATTCAGTCATTTTTTCTTTCCCATTCGTCAACATATGTGGAGGATTGTCATTAAGAAAAGCATTGAATTCACTAAGCATCTTTTTTATTAACGGTACTCGTAGAAGAAGAGATTTGAAGATCTCATCTGTGTCCTGATATTTCAAATTGTCGAATACACTGTTATCAAATAAGGAGGTTTTAAAAGGAACTTTCTCTTTGAATGAATCTAAAATTTCAACAAAAGCATTAATAGCATCAAGAGAGTTATCGGAAGGCATATCGACATCCTTGAACTTTTCTTCTAAAGATTCTTTATTTTCATCATTAGTTAAAAATTTAACATAATTAGCCACCTGCTTCATTTCATCATGAAGTGTGGTCGACAAGGTGTCCTGTGATTCCTCAGAAGCAGACACAGACAGTAGGGATGCACAGCAGCATGCTGTTAACAAGAAGATTTTCCCGATCATTTTCGCGAATGTAATGGTAGaattctacacattgacaGGCCTCTGACAAACTGTGTAGCACAACATTGCattcatatataattgAGCACTATAAATGTTGATTTTCTAATCCTTCCTTTCATCATCATgtttgatataaatatactaAATTCGCACATCGTTATATGGTCGCATGTGGATGTATCCCATCTATCGTATGTACATGTGTATTACAATTTCACTTTTATTCGTTAAGAATTAAACAGACGCAGGTTTATATTCTGCAATATGCTagtattttaatttttacgatatatatgcttaACTTTATTTCCATTAAAGCCATTCTTTTGTTTGCTTAGCCTATTGCAGCTATCTCTGTTTGATGCCATCAAATATCAATGTTACAAGAGATGGAAATGCAATCGCACACTGTTATATCCACAACAAATTAATCAGCTATCATTGACATTGAATATGAACTACCTGAGATTccaatatataccacgtATTCTGTTAAATGAAACGACAAAGTTATAACAAACAGTTTGTGCCGTGCACAGTATTGCTTATAACTTTTGGTACTCTGCTTGTTGTAGATATGTCTATACTATTGACGAAGTACCACGAATACTGTAGACATAACATTCATTAAAAGTTAAAAAACATGAGTTTACAAAACTATTGTGTCACTACCATTAGTTATTAAAATGCAGAGAGAACGAAGTAGCAGAGAGTGGCCACAGTCAATCCGCCATAGGTGAAAGAAGATCCAGTAGGCTTAGGGGTCTCGGCAGGTTTGGGAGGTTGTGCTGCAGTATTTTCTCCAGACGATGGAGAGGGTGTTTCGGCTTCCGAAGTTGAAGAAGGATTGATAAATCTGTAGTCATCCTTTTGAGCTTTCCTTGTTTCGAATTTTATAAGTTCCTCCGATGCGATTCTCAAAGCGCCAGAATCAGTGATGAATGCTTTGTATAGGTTGCTTAATTTGTCCTTATTATATTCACTCTGGTCATCGTAAATATTATCCCAGTAGTACTGTCTCAAGTCGGTGTCCAATTTATCGGAATGTTTTGCACTCTCTCCCACAAAAGAGTTAGTTTTTTCAATTATGATTTCCATACCATATATTGCCTCAATCAGAAGCTTCAACAGCTCTTCATTAGATTGCCCTGAGAGATATTCCAAATCGAGTGTGTCAAAGTCCGATGTGTTGAAAGGTGCATCGGTTTTGATTAATTGTTTTACAGCCTTCAGAGCGTCATGTGTTTTAGTAGCCGATGTAGCTTCCATGCCAACAGCCTCAAAATTCTTCTCAAGAATGCTTTTCAACATGCTTTCATCAATGCTGCGCATTACATCATACAACATTTTCATATCATCAAACAGTAAATGACTCCCATTCACCTGCTTAGTTGGTACAGCCTCCTCTTGTGGAGATGCCACTGCATAATTGAAAAGGATGGAGCAGAATGCAACGGTTATTATGTTAAAAGACACCATTTTTACGaacaaaatgtatataaccCATATAAAAAAGTCTATTTATTAGAtctatatatcattaaagATTATAAAATATCGATCTTAGAGCACGGGTTAGATTCCAAAATTATTGTACATCTCCAAATATCTATCCCTCAAGATACACTAAACCAAACTAATGAACAGTAAGTGTTGATGTAATACAAAACTCGATAcctatgaatatatatgtgcagtatTCTTGCATGTATATTTGTATATCTTGGCTGCTATCCCTCCACGCTAGGGTAGCATGAAAGCCTTAAAGATATTCCTGATACTCTAATCATATACACACATAGTTGTGTctttaaaattaaaaaataatACGATTATAAAGTTAACAGGATAAGTTTGTATTTCTTAGTTGAACTTCCGTCTGTTATGTCAACCTCCATGTACTCATTAGTGTCCAAGTATAATTTTATCATTTAATTGATATCATTAACACGAATTGTTGTACGTCTTGTttgatggatatatatcttaCCATCTTGTTTGTTTATGCGATAGGTCTACGCCAGGTGATATCTCTGGTAACTGCTTTACGAGCACGTCAACTACGCTACGGCTGCGTAGCTGGTACCAATCTGTCGGGTGATGCGATAGCAATGCTGATAGAGGTCTGCTAAGCAGGGTCTATAATGCCCAAGTAATATACTAT
This is a stretch of genomic DNA from Babesia bovis T2Bo chromosome 1, whole genome shotgun sequence. It encodes these proteins:
- a CDS encoding merozoite surface antigen-2a1 (MSA-2a1), with amino-acid sequence MIGKIFLLTACCCASLLSVSASEESQDTLSTTLHDEMKQVANYVKFLTNDENKESLEEKFKDVDMPSDNSLDAINAFVEILDSFKEKVPFKTSLFDNSVFDNLKYQDTDEIFKSLLLRVPLIKKMLSEFNAFLNDNPPHMLTNGKEKMTEYYKKNISKEDGEVKDYKTMVKFCNDFLDSKSPFMRLYKHLNEYDELVKKKPAQESSPAPSSPQRPAETQQTQDSAAPSTPAAPSPPQRPAETQQTQDSTAPGTPAAPSPQGPTAESPSQADHPTKPTQTPEGNLQGQQGTTKPAGSSFTYGGLTVATLCYFVLSAF
- a CDS encoding putative integral membrane protein, coding for MVACGCIPSIVCTCVLQFHFYSLRIKQTQVYILQYASILIFTIYMLNFISIKAILLFA
- a CDS encoding merozoite surface antigen-2c (MSA-2c); the protein is MVSFNIITVAFCSILFNYAVASPQEEAVPTKQVNGSHLLFDDMKMLYDVMRSIDESMLKSILEKNFEAVGMEATSATKTHDALKAVKQLIKTDAPFNTSDFDTLDLEYLSGQSNEELLKLLIEAIYGMEIIIEKTNSFVGESAKHSDKLDTDLRQYYWDNIYDDQSEYNKDKLSNLYKAFITDSGALRIASEELIKFETRKAQKDDYRFINPSSTSEAETPSPSSGENTAAQPPKPAETPKPTGSSFTYGGLTVATLCYFVLSAF